The Chitinophaga sp. H8 genome contains a region encoding:
- the leuD gene encoding 3-isopropylmalate dehydratase small subunit has translation MAYDKFTILRSTAVPMPIENVDTDQIIPARFLKATERKGFGDNLFRDWRYNADGTPIKDFVLNNSIYTGKILVAGKNFGSGSSREHAAWAIYDYGFRCVVSSFFADIFKNNSLNIGILPVQVSAEFLDKIFTAIEGNPNAEVEINLPAQTITIVATGESESFAINSYKKDNMINGYDDIDYLQAMKNEIQQFAAKSMY, from the coding sequence ATGGCTTACGATAAATTCACCATACTTCGCAGTACAGCTGTTCCCATGCCGATTGAAAATGTGGACACGGATCAGATCATTCCTGCCCGCTTTTTAAAAGCTACTGAACGTAAAGGCTTTGGCGATAACCTGTTCCGCGACTGGCGCTACAATGCCGATGGCACCCCTATCAAGGACTTTGTACTTAATAACAGCATCTACACCGGCAAGATCCTGGTGGCGGGCAAGAACTTCGGCAGTGGCAGCAGCCGTGAACACGCTGCATGGGCTATCTACGATTACGGATTCCGTTGCGTAGTGTCCAGCTTCTTTGCGGATATCTTCAAAAACAACTCGCTCAATATTGGTATCCTCCCTGTACAGGTGAGCGCTGAGTTCCTGGATAAAATATTCACTGCTATTGAGGGCAACCCCAATGCGGAGGTGGAAATCAACCTCCCTGCGCAGACCATTACCATTGTGGCTACCGGTGAAAGTGAATCTTTTGCGATCAACAGCTACAAGAAAGATAATATGATCAATGGCTATGACGATATCGATTATCTCCAAGCCATGAAGAACGAAATACAGCAATTCGCAGCGAAGAGCATGTATTAA
- the leuC gene encoding 3-isopropylmalate dehydratase large subunit translates to MSKIPTTLFDKVWDSHVVRKIADGPDVFFIDRHFIHEVTSPVAFLGLESRGLGAMFPAKTFATADHNTPTINQHLPVQDPLSANQLKALETNSAKYGISHWGLGNPKNGIVHVVGPENGITLPGMTIVCGDSHTSTHGAFGAIAFGIGTSEVEMVLSSQCIMQPKPKKMRVNVNGKLGKGITPKDVTLYIISQLTAAGATGYFVEYAGEVFENMSMEGRMTVCNMSIEMGARGGIIAPDETTFAYIKGREKAPKGEAWDKALAYWKTLKSDEGAVFDIEYTYNAADIEPMITYGTNPGMGMGITQHIPTAQNAGGSKASYEKSLNYMGFHEAEPMLGKKVDYVFIGSCTNGRIEDFRAFASIVKGRKKADHITAWIVPGSHIVEQQIKEEGILDILTQAGFELRQPGCSACLAMNDDKIPAGKYAVSTSNRNFEGRQGPGSRTLLASPLVAAAAAVTGVVTDPRVLLAD, encoded by the coding sequence ATGAGCAAAATACCCACTACATTATTTGACAAAGTATGGGACTCACATGTGGTCAGGAAAATTGCAGACGGCCCTGATGTGTTTTTTATTGACCGGCACTTTATTCACGAAGTAACGAGTCCGGTAGCCTTCCTTGGATTAGAAAGCAGAGGCCTGGGGGCCATGTTTCCAGCTAAAACATTTGCCACCGCCGATCATAATACGCCTACTATTAACCAGCACTTACCCGTTCAGGATCCACTTTCTGCCAACCAGCTTAAAGCATTGGAAACCAATTCGGCTAAGTATGGTATCTCACATTGGGGTTTAGGCAATCCTAAGAATGGTATTGTACACGTGGTAGGTCCGGAAAACGGGATTACCCTACCTGGTATGACCATCGTATGTGGGGATTCTCACACTTCCACACACGGCGCATTTGGTGCGATTGCCTTTGGTATCGGTACCTCCGAAGTGGAAATGGTACTCTCTTCCCAATGCATCATGCAGCCCAAGCCTAAGAAGATGCGGGTGAATGTAAATGGTAAACTGGGCAAAGGCATTACCCCTAAAGATGTTACCCTTTATATTATCTCCCAGCTCACCGCAGCAGGTGCTACCGGCTATTTTGTGGAATATGCCGGAGAAGTGTTTGAAAACATGAGCATGGAAGGCCGTATGACGGTGTGCAACATGAGTATTGAAATGGGAGCCCGTGGTGGTATCATTGCACCGGACGAAACGACCTTTGCTTATATCAAAGGCAGGGAAAAAGCACCTAAAGGGGAAGCATGGGATAAAGCACTGGCTTACTGGAAGACTTTAAAGTCGGATGAAGGAGCTGTATTTGATATCGAGTATACTTACAACGCAGCAGACATAGAACCAATGATCACCTACGGTACCAACCCCGGTATGGGCATGGGTATTACCCAACATATCCCTACCGCGCAGAACGCAGGTGGCAGCAAGGCCAGCTACGAAAAGTCGCTCAACTATATGGGCTTTCATGAAGCGGAGCCAATGTTGGGCAAAAAGGTGGACTATGTATTCATCGGTAGCTGTACCAATGGTCGTATTGAAGATTTCCGTGCATTTGCCTCTATCGTAAAAGGCCGGAAAAAAGCTGATCATATCACTGCCTGGATCGTACCTGGTTCTCATATCGTAGAACAACAGATCAAGGAAGAAGGTATACTGGATATCCTGACACAGGCCGGATTCGAGCTGCGTCAGCCAGGATGTTCTGCCTGTCTGGCAATGAATGATGACAAGATTCCTGCCGGCAAGTATGCAGTAAGCACCAGCAACAGGAACTTTGAAGGCAGACAAGGACCTGGTTCCAGAACCTTGCTGGCCAGCCCATTAGTGGCAGCAGCTGCTGCAGTAACCGGTGTGGTAACAGACCCAAGAGTACTGCTGGCTGATTAA
- a CDS encoding DUF1801 domain-containing protein: MNQEVTAYIEKLPEWQIKICDTLRKMIYKTIPNVEERMQYGKPHYLKNGHYACVVYAAKDKISFMIFNAGELEEIKGFFKSMATPDRKTATILKDQAVDYKQLADFLKQASKSL; encoded by the coding sequence ATGAACCAGGAAGTTACAGCCTATATAGAAAAGCTACCCGAATGGCAAATCAAAATTTGTGATACGCTCCGTAAAATGATTTATAAAACCATCCCTAACGTGGAAGAGCGTATGCAATATGGCAAGCCTCATTATCTGAAAAACGGGCATTATGCTTGTGTGGTGTATGCCGCTAAAGACAAAATCTCTTTTATGATCTTTAATGCCGGGGAGCTGGAAGAGATCAAAGGCTTCTTTAAATCTATGGCTACACCCGACAGGAAAACGGCTACCATTTTAAAGGATCAGGCAGTAGATTACAAGCAACTCGCCGATTTTCTGAAGCAGGCAAGCAAATCACTATAA